The sequence GGCGTCATGGGGCGGCCGATGGCGGCCCATCTGATCGCTGCAGGTCATCAGGCTCACCTCAATCGGGTGAAGGAGGAAAGTTCGTACCTTGTGCAACGAGGGGGCACGCGGCTCAGACGCCGATGTCCGCCGCCAAAGATGCCGATGCAGCGATCAGGCCGCCGCACCTCCGGCCCGGCTCAAGGAGCACTCCCAGTCAGGCTGGCCAGGCCGGCCGCTTGACTCCCGCTCAACCAGCTCTGCCACGAGATGGACGCGCATACTGAGATGTTGCGCCGGACCGAGTGACTGGGAGATTCTGTTGCGGATCATGTGCACCGCCTGCAATCCAATCTCCCGGTGCGGCATATCAATTGTCGTCAGCATGGGCGAGACCTGGGTCGCCAGCGGATAATCCGCATGACCAATGACCGTCACATCGTCGGGAACACGCAAGCCGAGCCGCAGGATCTCTGACTGGCAGGTTATGGCGACGCCGTCCGAGCCGCAGAAAAACGCGGTTGGCGACGCGCCATTATCGAGAATGCGCCGCATGGCCGGCGCAAACTCGCTTGACGCATAATCCTTGCTGAGGGCAAGTTCGCTGATCCGCGCCGAGTCGCCGACGGCCGACAACAAGCCACGCAAGCGCGCTTCACGACCGGGAAAGCCCGTCTGGCCGTGAACGTAAACGATATCGCGATGCCCGAGCGAAACCAGAAACTCTCCGACCACGGCCCCTGACTCCTCGTCCGAACCGGTGACCTGATCGATTTCCAGCAATGGCGGAATATTGTGACAACAGGCGACGACAGGTCGCCCTGACGCATGAGCCGCCTCCATCACGGACCGCCGGTTGGGACCGAGAATGATGACACCGAGGTTGGTTTCGGCCAGTTCCCCAACCTCGTCGGCATCCTCGCTCTCGGCCATGCGGACGTTGAACCCTTCACGCATCGCCTGCATCTCTATGCCGTTGCGCACGTCAATCCACAATTCTCTGTTTGCAGTCGGCGCATCCCGCACGATCACGACGAGCTGATCGGTGGTCACCCGACGAAAGTCCCGCGGCTGATACCCCTGCCGCTTCGCAGCCTCCTCAACCAGCTTCCGGGTCCCCTCGCTGACCCCCGATTTGCCGCTCAATGCACGGGAAACGGCGAATTTGGAGAGGCCGAGTTCGTTGGCTATCGATTGTAATGTCGGCCGTGCCATCAATCATCAGATCTCCGTTATTACGCCTGTAATCCTGACCCCGCCAAAGATTGTCAATGACCGGACGACCACAAAAATAACAAAACTACAAAAACGACAAACATAAATTAAAAACATCGACAGCTAACGAAATGTGCGGGGTATTTAATAACAAAATTCATGCCTGGGAGGAGCATATGAACCTGTTTTCAGACCGCAGGGACGCGCTATGAGCAGCGTGGATATGAAGTTTGATGCCTCCAAGGCCGCGATGGCCGATGAGGACAGCCACGCCATCGGAAACGCCAGCCAGTGGCGCCTGACATGGGAAAAGTTCCGCGACCACAGGCTTGCGTTCTGGAGTGGCGTCGTCATCATACTGATCTACCTCACCGAAAGTTGTGTCAGCGAGGTGCGCAGCAGCACGGCATCGAGCCGACGCCGCTTGCCGTGTTGACCATGACGATAAAGGCCGTGGCATAGGCGATCAGCAGGATCTTCGACATTTCACCGACGCCGAACCAGACGATGAACAGCGTGACAAGCGCGATCGCCGGCACGAAGCGGAAGAAATGGATGAACGGATCGACGATCGCCCGTCCGCGCGCCGAAATGCCGACCATCAGGCCGAGCGGAATGGCAACGGCGCTGCCGATCAGCCAGCCGACGAGTATCCGCATGATGCTGATCAGAACGGATTGCACCATCGTGCCGTTGCCGAGAAACTCGATGAAACCTGACAAAACGACCGTCGGCTGCGGCAGGAAGAATGGATCGATGATCGTCATCGATGCCACTTGCCAGATCAGCACGAAACAGACCACCCTTGCGATCGAAAGGTAGACACACAGATGCTTGCCCATTGGCTCGAGGCCTCCCTTTCAATGTCGTCTTCCAGCGAGCGTATTATCGTGGTGAATTCCGGGTCGAGATCGTCGCGGGGATAGTCGAGCGCGATGCCGTAGACTTGGCTGATGTTGGCGCACGGTCCCCGGCTCATCACGCCGGCGCGTTCGCCCAGAAGCACGGCCTCGCGGAGGTCGTGGGTGACGTATATGAAGGTGCGCCCGGTTTCCTTCCAGATGCGCGCAAGCTCCTTCTGCAGCACCCGGCGGGTCAGGGCGTCAAGGGCTGCGAAGGGCTCTCGTCCATCAGCACGATTTCGGGCCCGGCGGCGAGCGTTCTGGCGATCTGGACGCGTTGCTTCATGCCGCCGGAAAGCTCCGACGGCAGCTTCTTCTCATGCCCCTTGAGGCCGACCATGTCGATATATTCTGCGGCGATCGCGCGGCGGACCTTGCGGTCGCGACCGGCCATTTTCGGGCCGCTGTTCGATTGGCTGAGCGTCGAGGACAATGTCGCCTTCGGCCCGATGAGAAGGAAAAACTCGCCCCGCCTTATGTCGAGGATGATACCTTTGAGGATGGGATCGCTCCCGGCCGGTTGGCCGGGATAGATCATGGCGACATCGCGAAACGAGACCGCCGGTTGCGCCTCGCCGCCTGTCGGCGGGGCCACTGTTTCAGGAGCGGAGGCCATCGGGTCGCTTTCTTACTGGGCGGAAAGCGTGACGCTGCCCGGAACGGCCTCTTCTAGGTAGTCCGGGTCGACGGCGGAATCGAAGGTGATCGGCGTCTTCAGAACGCCCGAGGCTCATGGCCGCATCGAGATCCGTCGCCACTTTGTCAGCCACGATGTCGGCTGGCTTGCCTCCGACCGGCGCTTTCCCGGCGAACCGCGTTTCCCCGCCCTTGCGGCCATCGCCATGGTCGAGGCTGAAGTCGAGCGCAACGGGGCAACATCGCTGTCACGGCGATACTATCTCACCTCCGCAAGGCTCACGGCGGCTCCGTTCGCCCGCGCCGTTCGCGCCCATTGGGGCGTCGAGAACAGGCTCCACTGGGTCATGGATGTCGTCTTCCATGACGACCTCATGCGGCTGCGAACCGAAAACGGACCCGCAAACATGGCCACTATCCGCCACGCACCCATCAATATAGTCAAACAAATCAACGATAAGGCAAGCTGCAAGGTCAGACGAAAAACCCTCGGCTGGGACGACCAATACCTCTTCAACGCGATCACAAGTCAAAACATGTGACCTTCAAGCGATTGCCCTGCAGCAAGCTCACCCCTCTTGACCGCGGGCTTCGCGCATAAAGGGGCAGGTTTCGATTTCCAATTTTCGCAAGCGTGACGTCGGTCACAGAGGTAACGTGGTGAAGCGTTCATGAGCGCCCGATACTCATTCACTGCATCTTATCAATCACTATTCGAGAAGTGATCGATAAACAGCTATGGAGCAACAACAATATCCAGCAACCGCACAAATGTCTGCCCACTGTGCATGTCCCGCTCCAGCACGCCACCTTGCGAATGATCGCGTGGAAATGAGAACTTTATGGTGTTGAGGCGGGGAATTTCGAACCTCTTCAACATCTTGGGATCGACCCCCAGCCGTTCAGCGATGAAGGAAGCGGACAATTCTGGCTTGTCTTTATAGCAGTTGAATTCCTTCTCGCTTTCGAAAAACATATCGACCGTTACCCAGAATGGCCCGGCATTCTTTGAACGCACATATTTTGTGATGTCTTTCAAAGTAGTCATGCCGCGTTCTCCCGCGCATCGAAATGATATTTTACGCGTACCAACTCACCGGGTTCCGATACCTCCACTACATGATTGAGCAAAAATTCATAAACTTGGCCGATCTGAATTTCTGCCGGCGAAAAGGGGAACCCATAACTGGGCAAAGGAATGCCGCGTTTGATGGGGAAATGAAAAAAGGTAGAGTTGCACGCCTTAGTCATGCGCGTCGCAATATCCTGGGTGGGCGCGGTGACAACCAGCATCAGCAACACCTCTCGAGGCACGAAACCATCCGGTGGGGCATCGCCGGAAACTGCATTCCAGCCGTAAGGGCGAAGCGAGATAGTCCAGTCGTTTTGCCCAGGAAAGGTTTCGGTGATGATCAATGAGAGGCGCTCATGCATACGCTCCATGAAAACTTCAAGGGAACCCAATACTGTTGGGTCCTGTATTCCGACTATCATCATGGTCTGATAGGGCCCAACCCCCGCCCCCTCCAGCTTCATGGTATAAGGCTTTTCAACAAATTCGGACCCGCGCACCCGCACCGTTCTGCCGTCCAGCTTTTCATATACTGCCGCCTCGACCTCAAGAACGCCCCCCGGCTCTACCAACCGGTGCGGGTCGCTGTTTTCATACAGCATATGCGCAGACACCGAATAGACCGTGCAGACATTATCGGGGTTGAGCGGACACACATCGAAATGGTCTTTGCCAATGGTAATCAGCACGCCGCCTTCCCGGGGGTTCTCGGTGCAAAGGCCACCACATTCGGCAATCTTCGCCGCATGCCAGGCCTGCGGCTTGCCCGCACCCAGCATCAACGGCACCGCGGCAAGAATTGCAGTGTCGGTAGTCCGCCCGCCAAGAACGATGTCGGCACCATTTTGTACCGCCTCGATATAGGGCTCGGGGCCCAATAGCGCCACGATATGCTCGCACTGCTCAACAACACCCGCTTCGAGATCCTTTGAAGGGGCCAGCGCCGAAATTTTCCCATCCGATAGCTTTTGCAAAACCGTCTTTTTGCTCTGTTCGCTATAGATAAGCGCCACCTTCGGCGAAACTTTCAGTTCAGCCGCGATCTCCATGACGATCGCATGGGTCCAGTCAACGCCGGCATCAGTGCCCGCCGTGCCGCAGGTACCCACCAATATCGGTTTGCCTGCCGGCAAGGCAACCCGTATCATTGCCGCCAGATCGCGCTTGATCGCATCGCGGCTCATTTTGGAAATGCCGGTCGCAAGACATGACGGTCCGCTATCGGTGGAGCCGGCATCCACGGCAATCGCCTCGGCACCTTGATCGAGGCCCCATTGCACCTGCGCCAAGGAAATACCTCCGCCCAAGACCCCAGCGGGAACAACCACGCCAACCGGTTTGAAATCATCGCTCATTGCGCAGCTACTCCCTGTCCACCCATCAGATCGGCTTCCACATTTTCAAGCCCATCGAACCAGTCATCGACGGGAAACAATCGCACCGCCTCCCTGGGCATTTTCAAAAATCCCGAAGAAAGTTCTTTTACACTGCCGGTGGTCTCCACCCGCAACTTCGCGCCATCCATTTCCGCAACCACCAGCGAGTGCGAACCCAGATAGCTGGCGCTCAACACCTTGCACGGGAGCACGTTTTCACCGGTAGCATCTTTCTGCATGGCCACTACTTCCGGACGTATGCTCACAACAACGTCGCCTTCGGGCAAATTGCCCGCCGCTTCGGCATCGACCCGAATTTCCGATGTTTCGCCGAACTGAACCACACGGCC is a genomic window of Martelella sp. NC20 containing:
- a CDS encoding DUF4387 domain-containing protein produces the protein MTTLKDITKYVRSKNAGPFWVTVDMFFESEKEFNCYKDKPELSASFIAERLGVDPKMLKRFEIPRLNTIKFSFPRDHSQGGVLERDMHSGQTFVRLLDIVVAP
- a CDS encoding ATP-binding cassette domain-containing protein translates to MASAPETVAPPTGGEAQPAVSFRDVAMIYPGQPAGSDPILKGIILDIRRGEFFLLIGPKATLSSTLSQSNSGPKMAGRDRKVRRAIAAEYIDMVGLKGHEKKLPSELSGGMKQRVQIARTLAAGPEIVLMDESPSQPLTP
- a CDS encoding ABC transporter permease, which gives rise to MGKHLCVYLSIARVVCFVLIWQVASMTIIDPFFLPQPTVVLSGFIEFLGNGTMVQSVLISIMRILVGWLIGSAVAIPLGLMVGISARGRAIVDPFIHFFRFVPAIALVTLFIVWFGVGEMSKILLIAYATAFIVMVNTASGVGSMPCCCAPR
- a CDS encoding LacI family DNA-binding transcriptional regulator; its protein translation is MARPTLQSIANELGLSKFAVSRALSGKSGVSEGTRKLVEEAAKRQGYQPRDFRRVTTDQLVVIVRDAPTANRELWIDVRNGIEMQAMREGFNVRMAESEDADEVGELAETNLGVIILGPNRRSVMEAAHASGRPVVACCHNIPPLLEIDQVTGSDEESGAVVGEFLVSLGHRDIVYVHGQTGFPGREARLRGLLSAVGDSARISELALSKDYASSEFAPAMRRILDNGASPTAFFCGSDGVAITCQSEILRLGLRVPDDVTVIGHADYPLATQVSPMLTTIDMPHREIGLQAVHMIRNRISQSLGPAQHLSMRVHLVAELVERESSGRPGQPDWECSLSRAGGAAA
- a CDS encoding acyclic terpene utilization AtuA family protein, with protein sequence MSDDFKPVGVVVPAGVLGGGISLAQVQWGLDQGAEAIAVDAGSTDSGPSCLATGISKMSRDAIKRDLAAMIRVALPAGKPILVGTCGTAGTDAGVDWTHAIVMEIAAELKVSPKVALIYSEQSKKTVLQKLSDGKISALAPSKDLEAGVVEQCEHIVALLGPEPYIEAVQNGADIVLGGRTTDTAILAAVPLMLGAGKPQAWHAAKIAECGGLCTENPREGGVLITIGKDHFDVCPLNPDNVCTVYSVSAHMLYENSDPHRLVEPGGVLEVEAAVYEKLDGRTVRVRGSEFVEKPYTMKLEGAGVGPYQTMMIVGIQDPTVLGSLEVFMERMHERLSLIITETFPGQNDWTISLRPYGWNAVSGDAPPDGFVPREVLLMLVVTAPTQDIATRMTKACNSTFFHFPIKRGIPLPSYGFPFSPAEIQIGQVYEFLLNHVVEVSEPGELVRVKYHFDARENAA